A stretch of the Aegilops tauschii subsp. strangulata cultivar AL8/78 chromosome 4, Aet v6.0, whole genome shotgun sequence genome encodes the following:
- the LOC141021964 gene encoding uncharacterized protein, giving the protein MLARGFPALWCDWMDLILKSSRSAVLLNGVPGKWFQTRCGLRQGDPISPYVFLIVADVLQRLIRRDDLMRHPLVEGAPPLVLQYADDTLIIMRACPSAAARLHALIDDFAAATGLIINYSKSTLVPMGVDADTLAAVVAVMVCWVEGFPQTYLGLPLCCHKLALADFHFIIDKVDRYLAGWRARLLSPAGRLVLINAVLDALPSYAMGALKLPPKVTRVLDSLRRAFLWNAVERASGAQCLVAWDQVCRAKEEGGLGVRDLATQNISLLLKVLHRLHSMPLSRWASWVWSSLGERLLLDARGSSLAGEHWVCLRGLVPLYRSLSRVDVGDGRTIAFWEDHWLPCGPIRTAFPALASHATCREVSVWAICTLGLDAALVPRLSVVAARERLVLLPLVEHGWGGAVGGDDRRRLVLCEKEDKLASGAAYRLLRLGGGGRREQRIPLELADAVSGEGAGCPACPAPLETPDHLFFGYPFAREFWGALGLAASGAEVLALHCFNAVDAVGSVSLHAFVQLCCWHLWKRRNAVVFRQETHSLAAMLKACRDDAVLWRCRFRSEERGHVDAWVQALHL; this is encoded by the exons ATGCTGGCGCGTGGGTTCCCCGCGCTCTGGTGTGACTGGATGGATTTGATCCTCAAGTCCTCGCGTTCCGCTGTCCTTCTCAATGGCGTGCCTGGGAAGTGGTTCCAGACTCGCTGCGGGCTGCGGCAGGGGGACCCGATCTCCCCCTACGTTTTCCTCATTGTCGCCGACGTGCTTCAGCGGCTGATCCGACGCGACGATCTGATGCGTCACCCGctggtggagggtgcgcccccgcTCGTGCTGCAGTACGCGGATGACACGTTGATCATTATGCGTGCGTGTCCATCTGCGGCGGCCCGGCTTCACGCCCTGATCGACGACTTCGCCGCGGCTACCGGGCTCATCATCAACTACTCGAAGAGCACGCTGGTTCCCATGGGTGTTGACGCCGATACTCTTGCGGCGGTGGTGGCTGTTATGGTGTGCTGGGTGGAGGGGTTTCCGCAAACCTACCTGGGGCTCCCTCTGTGTTGCCACAAACTTGCTCTGGCGGATTTCCACTTCATCATCGACAAGGTCGACCGGTACCTCGCCGGGTGGCGCGCTCGTCTCCTCTCCCCGGCGGGGCGTCTCGTCCTCATCAACGCTGTCCTGGACGCCCTGCCGTCGTATGCCATGGGCGCCCTCAAGCTCCCCCCAAAGGTGACTCGCGTGCTGGACTCCCTCCGTCGCGCCTTCCTTTGGAACGCGGTCGAGCGCGCCTCCGGCGCACAATGCCTCGTGGCTTGGGACCAAGTGTGTCGTGCCAAGGAGGAGGGTGGGCTGGGGGTCCGGGACCTCGCCACCCAAAACATCTCGCTCCTACTCAAGGTCCTGCACCGGCTACACTCCATGCCGCTGTCCAGATGGGCGTCATGGGTCTGGAGTTCTCTTGGAGAGCGCCTACTGCTGGACGCGCGTGGCTCGTCGCTCGCCGGCGAGCATTGGGTATGCCTGCGGGGGCTCGTGCCCCTCTACCGCTCGCTCTCCCGCGTCGACGTGGGGGACGGGCGGACGATAGCCTTCTGGGAAGATCACTGGCTGCCCTGCGGGCCGATTCGCACCGCCTTCCCTGCCCTGGCCTCCCATGCCACGTGCCGCGAGGTTTCCGTCTGGGCGATCTGCACCCTGGGGCTCGATGCTGCGCTGGTGCCGCGGCTCTCAGTCGTTGCGGCCCGGGaacgcctcgtcctcctcccacTCGTCGAGCACGGGTGGGGAGGGGCTGTGGGGGGTGATGACCGCCGACGCTTGGTTCTATGCGAGAAGGAGGACAAGCTGGCCTCGGGTGCTGCCTACAGGCTCCTCCGCCTCGGGGGGGGTGGTCGTCGAGAACAACGCATTCCTTTGGAGCTCGCCGACGCCGTCTCGGGTGAA GGGGCCGGGTGCCCCGCTTGCCCCGCGCCTCTGGAGACGCCCGACCACCTGTTTTTCGGCTACCCCTTCGCCCGGGAGTTCTGGGGCGCCCTAGGCCTCGCCGCCTCTGGGGCCGAGGTACTGGCGCTGCACTGTTTCAACGCCGTTGATGCGGTCGGCTCTGTGTCTCTGCACGCCTTCGTGCAGTTGTGCTGCTGGCATCTCTGGAAGAGGAGGAATGCGGTGGTATTCAGACAGGAAACTCACTCTCTGGCTGCTATGCTAAAGGCCTGCCGCGACGATGCTGTCCTCTGGCGTTGCCGCTTCCGCTCTGAGGAACGCGGGCATGTTGATGCCTGGGTTCAGGCCCTGCATTTGTAA
- the LOC109751937 gene encoding cyclic dof factor 1 — MGQLRPAAGGGGDCLIKLFGKTIPVPDAGAGANAGDVDKDLQHRGGSTTAELKVQEIAPQDSTGSPQQPEVVDVEDPSAAKNSVADQQDEEQGDTANQKEKLKKPDKILPCPRCSSMDTKFCYYNNYNINQPRHFCKNCQRYWTAGGAMRNVPVGAGRRKSKSLSAASHFLQRIRAALPGDPLCTPVNTNGTVLSFGSDASTLDVSEQMKHIKELASVTRTENTDAPSVGSSAEGWAKGEESSQMNSRERVAADRSANFVQHPCMNGAAMWPFSCAPSPAYFPSNVAIPFYPAAAAAYWGCMVPGAWNTPWQPQPQPQSQCQSNSPPSAASPVSTMSSCFQSRKHPRDGDEERDTKGNGKVWVPKTIRIDDVDEVARSSIWSLIGIKGDKVEKDDGKGCKLARVFDPKDEAKTSSHRGNNSLPFLKGNPAALSRSVNFQERS; from the exons ATGGGGCAGCTCAggccggcggcgggaggcggcggggaCTGCCTGATCAAGCTGTTCGGGAAGACCATCCCCGTGCCggacgccggcgccggcgccaaCGCGGGAGACGTCGACAAG GACCTTCAGCACAGAGGCGGCAGCACCACGGCTGAACTAAAGGTGCAAGAAATCGCCCCTCAGGACTCCACGGGCTCGCCTCAGCAGCCGGAGGTTGTGGACGTCGAGGATCCATCCGCTGCCAAGAACTCGGTGGCAGATCAACAGGACGAAGAGCAGGGGGACACGGCCAACCAGAAGGAGAAGCTCAAGAAGCCTGACAAGATCCTGCCCTGCCCCCGGTGTAGCAGCATGGACACCAAGTTCTGCTACTACAACAACTACAACATCAACCAGCCGCGCCACTTCTGCAAGAACTGCCAGAGGTACTGGACGGCCGGGGGCGCCATGCGCAACGTGCCTGTGGGCGCGGGCCGCCGCAAGAGCAAGAGTCTATCCGCCGCCTCCCACTTCCTTCAGAGGATAAGGGCTGCTCTGCCCGGTGATCCTCTCTGCACCCCAGTCAACACCAACGGCACGGTGCTCAGCTTCGGCTCCGATGCGTCTACCTTAGACGTCTCAGAACAGATGAAGCACATCAAGGAGCTCGCCTCGGTAACCCGGACTGAGAACACCGATGCCCCGTCAGTAGGATCCTCTGCTGAAGGGTGGGCAAAGGGAGAAGAGTCGAGCCAAATGAACTCGAGGGAGAGAGTTGCAGCAGATAGATCCGCAAATTTTGTGCAGCATCCGTGCATGAACGGGGCAGCCATGTGGCCATTCAGTTGTGCACCGTCACCTGCCTATTTCCCCTCAAACGTAGCAATTCCATTCTatccagctgctgctgctgcctacTGGGGCTGCATGGTTCCGGGAGCCTGGAACACTCCATggcagccgcagccgcagccaCAGTCTCAGTGTCAATCTAACTCACCACCTAGTGCTGCTTCTCCGGTATCGACAATGTCCAGTTGCTTCCAATCCCGAAAGCATCCTAGAGATGGTGATGAGGAAAGAGATACCAAGGGTAATGGCAAGGTGTGGGTGCCCAAGACGATCCGGATCGATGACGTAGATGAGGTGGCCAGGAGTTCTATCTGGTCACTTATTGGGATCAAGGGCGACAAGGTGGAGAAGGATGATGGCAAAGGCTGTAAGCTTGCAAGGGTTTTTGATCCAAAGGATGAGGCAAAGACGTCAAGCCACAGAGGTAACAATAGCTTGCCATTCTTGAAGGGGAACCCAGCTGCACTGTCGCGCTCAGTGAACTTCCAAGAGAGATCTTGA
- the LOC109751938 gene encoding uncharacterized protein, with translation MVGRKPMRRRRADHPPPPPPQSFGATARATSPRSSTSASAVADLDELLYTPSASEPRSFPHAVKQQCWEKAEKVPGRDPERWRRDALGNIVFRKLVGCPGCLCHDYDHIVPYSKGGKSTLENCQVLQATVNRSKGNNTEISKSELAQRSSYCRVSGRDMDLFELSAFGNVRRGPDSGGCKIQ, from the exons ATGGTGGGCCGGAAGCCGATGCGCCGGCGCCGCGCCGACcacccgcctccgccgccgccgcagtccTTCGGTGCCACGGCCCGGGCGACCTCCCCCCgctcctccacctccgcctccgccgtCGCCGACCTGGACGAGCTGCTCTACACGCCGTCCGCGTCGGAGCCCCGGAGCTTCCCGCACGCGGTGAAGCAGCAGTGCTGGGAGAAGGCCGAGAAGGTGCCTGGGCGCGACCCGGAGAGGTGGCGCCGCGACGCGCTCGGCAACATCGTCTTCCGCAAGCTCGTCGGCTGCCCCGGCTGCCTCTGCCACGACTACGACCACATCGTGCCCTATTCCAAG GGCGGGAAGAGCACATTGGAGAACTGCCAGGTTTTGCAG GCTACTGTGAATCGATCTAAAGGGAACAATACTGAGATATCCAAATCTGAACTAGCACAGAGAAGCTCATATTGTCGGGTTTCAG GACGTGATATGGATCTTTTTGAACTCTCTGCCTTTGGGAATGTTCGACGAGGGCCAGATTCAGGGGGCTGCAAAATCCAATGA